The window TTGCAGATGCAGCAGCTGTGGAGTCTGTAGTCGCAGACACCGCTAACGAGCCTCGTGAGGCTCGCCGTGGTGGCCGTGAGCGCAACCCCAACAAGGATCGCAACCGCGACCGCGACGCTGAGAAGAGCCAGTTCCTCGAGCGCGTCGTCACCATCAACCGTGTATCCAAGGTCGTCAAGGGTGGTCGTCGCTTTAGCTTCACCGCACTCGTCGTCGTTGGTGACGGTAACGGTATGGTCGGCGTCGGTTACGGCAAGGCTAAGGAAGTACCTCTCGCGATTTCGAAGGGTGTTGAAGAAGCTAAGAAGGCTTTCTTCCGCGTTCCTCGCTCGGGTAGCACCATTCCTCACCCCGTCCAGGGCGAGGCTGCTGCCGGTGTCGTACTTCTCCGTCCCGCTGCTGCTGGTACCGGTGTTATCGCCGGTGGTCCAGTGCGTGCCGTACTCGAGTGCGCAGGCATCCACGACGTTCTGAGCAAGTCTCTCGGTTCGTCGAACACCATCAACATCGTTCACGCCACCGTGGAAGCACTGAAGCAG of the Aurantimicrobium photophilum genome contains:
- the rpsE gene encoding 30S ribosomal protein S5, with the protein product MSENTVNETEVVADAAAVESVVADTANEPREARRGGRERNPNKDRNRDRDAEKSQFLERVVTINRVSKVVKGGRRFSFTALVVVGDGNGMVGVGYGKAKEVPLAISKGVEEAKKAFFRVPRSGSTIPHPVQGEAAAGVVLLRPAAAGTGVIAGGPVRAVLECAGIHDVLSKSLGSSNTINIVHATVEALKQLEEPRAVAARRGLDFDQVAPARLVRAEAEAAKAGA